A genomic segment from Hoeflea prorocentri encodes:
- the pyc gene encoding pyruvate carboxylase: MPISKILVANRSEIAIRVFRAANELGLKTVAVWAEEDKLALHRFKADESYQVGRGPHLPADLGPIESYLSIDEMIRVAKLSGADAIHPGYGLLSESPEFAEACADNGIVFIGPKPETMRRLGNKVAARNLAVEVGVPVVPATEPLPDDMEETARMAREIGFPVMLKASWGGGGRGMRVIRSEDELEREVTEAKREARAAFGKDEVYLEKLVERARHVEVQMLGDTHGNVVHLYERDCSIQRRNQKVVERAPAPYLDDAKRMELASYAIKIGEATNYIGAGTVEFLMDADTGEFYFIEVNPRIQVEHTVTEEVTGIDIVKAQIHILDGFAIGTDASGVPAQGDIRLNGHALQCRITTEDPEQNFIPDYGRITAYRGATGFGIRLDGGTAYSGAVITRFYDPLLEKVTAWAPTPEEAINRMDRALREFRIRGVATNLTFLEAIIGHAHFRNNSYTTKFIDDTPELFEQVRRKDRATRLLTYLADVTVNGHPETRGRIMPDQDLSAPIVPFIDAAIKDGSKQTFDALGPEKFASWMRGQKRVLMTDTTMRDGHQSLLATRMRTHDIVRIADTYAKALPDLFSLECWGGATFDVSMRFLTEDPWERLAQIREGAPNILLQMLLRGANGVGYKNYPDNVVKFFVRQAAAGGIDLFRVFDCLNWVENMRVAMDAVCEEERLCEATICYTGDILNSARPKYDLKYYEGLARELTDAGAHIIALKDMAGLLKPTAATMLFKALREATDLPIHFHTHDTSGISAATVLAAVDAGVDAVDGAMDALSGNTSQPCLGSIVEALRGGERDPGLDPEWIRRISFYWEAVRAQYVAFESDLKGPASEVYLHEMPGGQFTNLKEQARSLGLETRWHEVAQAYADANQMFGDIVKVTPSSKVVGDMALMMVSQDLSVADVEDPDRDVSFPDSVVSMMRGDLGQSPGGWPEALQKKVLKGDDAYAVRPGSLLKDADLEAERADIETAIDRSVNDFELASYLMYPKVFTDYAMAQETYGPVSTLPTPAYFYGLPAGDELFVDLEKGVTLVIRNLAIGEANDKGMVTVFFELNGQPRRIKVPDRAHGASAAAQRRKADAADEAHVGAPMPGVVSTVAVAAGQEVQAGDVLLSIEAMKMETAIHAERDGVIAEVLVKAGDQIDAKDLLVVYT, encoded by the coding sequence TTGCCGATTTCGAAAATTCTTGTCGCCAACCGATCCGAAATTGCAATCCGCGTTTTTCGCGCCGCCAACGAGCTGGGGCTGAAGACCGTTGCCGTCTGGGCAGAGGAAGACAAGCTGGCCCTGCACCGGTTCAAGGCCGATGAATCCTACCAGGTCGGGCGCGGGCCGCATCTGCCGGCGGATCTCGGTCCCATCGAGAGTTATCTGTCCATCGACGAGATGATCCGTGTCGCCAAGCTCTCCGGGGCCGACGCCATCCATCCCGGATACGGGCTGCTTTCCGAAAGCCCGGAATTTGCCGAGGCCTGCGCCGACAACGGTATCGTCTTTATCGGCCCGAAACCTGAAACCATGCGCCGCCTCGGCAACAAGGTCGCGGCGCGCAATCTTGCCGTCGAGGTCGGTGTTCCGGTCGTGCCGGCCACCGAGCCGCTGCCCGATGATATGGAAGAGACGGCCCGTATGGCACGCGAGATCGGTTTTCCGGTCATGCTGAAGGCCTCCTGGGGCGGCGGTGGGCGCGGCATGCGTGTAATCCGCTCCGAAGACGAGCTGGAGCGGGAAGTCACCGAGGCCAAGCGTGAAGCACGGGCGGCTTTCGGCAAGGACGAGGTTTATCTGGAAAAGCTGGTCGAGCGGGCGCGGCATGTGGAAGTCCAGATGCTGGGCGACACCCATGGCAATGTGGTTCACCTTTATGAACGCGATTGCTCCATTCAGCGGCGAAACCAGAAGGTCGTTGAACGCGCGCCCGCGCCTTACCTTGATGATGCAAAACGAATGGAGCTGGCGTCCTATGCCATCAAGATCGGCGAGGCGACCAACTATATCGGCGCCGGAACCGTCGAATTCCTGATGGATGCCGATACGGGCGAATTCTATTTTATCGAGGTCAATCCGCGCATTCAGGTCGAGCACACCGTGACCGAGGAAGTCACGGGCATCGATATTGTCAAGGCGCAAATCCATATTCTGGACGGCTTTGCCATCGGTACGGACGCATCGGGCGTCCCGGCGCAGGGCGATATCCGGCTTAACGGCCATGCCTTGCAGTGTCGCATTACAACCGAGGATCCCGAGCAGAATTTCATCCCGGACTATGGCCGGATCACCGCCTATCGCGGTGCGACCGGGTTCGGAATACGGCTCGATGGCGGCACCGCCTACTCAGGTGCTGTCATTACTCGCTTTTACGATCCGCTTCTGGAAAAGGTGACCGCCTGGGCACCGACGCCCGAAGAGGCGATCAACCGTATGGACCGGGCGCTGCGCGAATTCCGTATCCGCGGCGTTGCGACCAATCTGACCTTCCTCGAGGCCATCATCGGTCACGCGCATTTCCGCAACAACAGCTATACGACCAAGTTCATCGACGACACGCCGGAGCTGTTCGAACAGGTTCGCCGCAAGGACAGGGCGACGCGTCTTTTGACCTATCTCGCGGACGTCACGGTCAATGGGCATCCCGAAACCCGCGGCCGGATCATGCCGGATCAGGATTTAAGCGCGCCGATCGTTCCGTTTATCGACGCAGCGATCAAGGACGGCAGCAAGCAGACCTTTGATGCTCTGGGGCCTGAAAAATTCGCTTCATGGATGCGCGGGCAAAAGCGTGTGCTGATGACGGATACGACGATGCGCGACGGGCACCAATCGCTGCTCGCCACCCGTATGCGTACGCATGACATCGTGCGGATTGCAGACACCTACGCCAAGGCGCTTCCCGATTTGTTTTCGCTTGAGTGCTGGGGCGGCGCGACGTTCGACGTGTCCATGCGGTTTTTGACCGAAGACCCGTGGGAGCGGCTGGCGCAAATCCGGGAAGGTGCGCCGAACATCCTGCTTCAGATGCTGCTGAGGGGTGCGAACGGCGTTGGCTACAAGAACTATCCCGATAATGTGGTGAAGTTCTTCGTGCGTCAGGCGGCAGCAGGCGGCATCGACCTTTTCCGCGTCTTCGATTGCCTCAACTGGGTCGAAAACATGCGCGTCGCAATGGACGCAGTGTGCGAAGAAGAGCGGCTGTGCGAGGCGACGATCTGTTATACCGGCGACATCCTCAATTCCGCCCGGCCCAAATATGATCTGAAATATTATGAGGGCCTGGCGCGCGAACTGACCGATGCCGGCGCGCATATTATCGCCCTTAAGGATATGGCCGGGCTGTTGAAGCCGACTGCTGCAACCATGCTTTTCAAGGCGCTGCGCGAGGCAACGGATCTGCCGATTCATTTCCATACGCACGATACGTCCGGCATTTCAGCCGCCACAGTTCTGGCTGCCGTCGATGCCGGGGTCGATGCGGTCGACGGGGCGATGGACGCGCTTTCCGGCAATACGTCGCAGCCCTGCCTCGGCTCGATCGTCGAAGCATTGCGGGGCGGCGAGCGCGACCCGGGTCTCGATCCGGAGTGGATCCGCCGCATTTCCTTCTACTGGGAGGCCGTACGGGCGCAATATGTGGCCTTCGAGAGTGATCTCAAAGGGCCGGCGTCGGAGGTTTATCTGCATGAAATGCCCGGCGGGCAGTTCACCAATCTGAAGGAGCAGGCGCGCTCGCTTGGTCTTGAAACACGCTGGCATGAAGTGGCGCAGGCCTATGCGGACGCCAACCAGATGTTCGGCGATATCGTCAAGGTGACGCCGTCTTCAAAGGTTGTTGGCGACATGGCGTTGATGATGGTGTCGCAGGATCTGTCCGTTGCTGATGTGGAAGACCCGGATCGCGATGTGTCCTTTCCCGATTCCGTCGTGTCGATGATGCGCGGCGATCTCGGACAGTCGCCGGGTGGATGGCCGGAAGCGCTGCAAAAGAAGGTCCTGAAGGGCGACGATGCCTATGCGGTGCGGCCCGGTTCGCTTTTGAAAGATGCCGATCTCGAGGCCGAGAGAGCCGATATCGAAACGGCCATCGACCGGAGCGTCAACGATTTCGAGCTGGCCTCTTACCTGATGTATCCCAAGGTTTTCACCGATTACGCCATGGCGCAGGAAACCTACGGCCCCGTTTCCACCCTGCCCACACCGGCCTATTTTTACGGCCTGCCGGCCGGCGATGAACTTTTTGTGGATCTGGAAAAGGGCGTGACGCTGGTGATCCGCAATCTTGCCATCGGGGAGGCCAATGACAAGGGCATGGTGACCGTGTTCTTCGAACTGAACGGTCAGCCGCGGCGCATCAAGGTTCCGGACCGGGCGCATGGCGCCTCCGCCGCTGCACAGCGCCGCAAGGCGGATGCGGCAGATGAAGCCCATGTGGGTGCGCCGATGCCGGGCGTGGTCTCGACCGTTGCGGTTGCGGCCGGGCAGGAGGTGCAGGCCGGAGACGTCCTGCTTTCCATCGAAGCGATGAAAATGGAGACGGCGATCCACGCAGAAAGGGATGGCGTCATTGCTGAGGTGCTGGTAAAAGCCGGCGATCAGATTGACGCAAAAGATCTTTTGGTCGTCTACACATAA
- a CDS encoding MFS transporter, protein MRAAVSAMFLMNGFVVGSWAPLVPELAARHALSESRVGFLILALGLGSILIMPLSGALIARIGARPVLRVTSIACCFVLLPLVFAPAVPVLVAVLFVFGGVIGSMDIGMNANAVVVERRLKRAIMSSCHGFWSLGGLIGAASGGFLINWFGANMHAAIVAAVAFLIVLCAITRLAPDLPVSPDVKPRFRLTLAPMPYVVGLVALFSMVPEGAILDWGALYLRQDLGADVSYSGLAFGAVAATMATVRFVGDAVRRKFGAVRTVRYSALIAAAGLFVAAIAGSPAAAIAGFALSGIGIANLVPVALSAAGNLPGLPAGVGISIATSMGYSGILMAPALIGFIAEHNSFSVAFMSLAALFAVVLALSSVARHADIGEPATAGH, encoded by the coding sequence ATGCGCGCAGCAGTCTCCGCGATGTTCCTGATGAACGGATTTGTGGTCGGAAGCTGGGCGCCGCTGGTTCCCGAGCTTGCAGCCCGGCATGCGCTGAGCGAGTCGAGGGTCGGCTTTTTGATCCTCGCGCTCGGTCTCGGGTCGATCCTGATCATGCCGCTGTCCGGCGCGCTCATTGCCCGCATCGGAGCGCGGCCCGTTCTTAGAGTGACCAGCATTGCCTGCTGCTTCGTGCTGCTCCCGCTGGTTTTTGCCCCGGCGGTTCCGGTGCTCGTTGCCGTGCTTTTTGTCTTCGGCGGCGTGATCGGCTCCATGGATATCGGCATGAACGCCAATGCCGTCGTTGTGGAACGGCGGCTTAAACGGGCGATCATGTCCTCCTGTCACGGCTTCTGGAGCCTTGGCGGCCTCATCGGCGCAGCGTCCGGTGGGTTTCTTATCAATTGGTTCGGCGCAAACATGCATGCGGCCATCGTTGCCGCCGTCGCATTTCTTATCGTTCTTTGCGCTATCACCCGGCTTGCACCCGATCTTCCAGTTTCACCGGATGTGAAACCCAGGTTTCGCCTCACCCTTGCGCCCATGCCTTATGTGGTGGGTCTGGTGGCGCTGTTTTCCATGGTGCCGGAGGGTGCGATTCTCGATTGGGGGGCGCTTTACCTGAGGCAGGACCTCGGCGCTGACGTCAGCTATTCCGGTCTTGCCTTCGGCGCCGTGGCCGCGACGATGGCCACCGTGCGGTTCGTGGGCGATGCGGTGCGGCGCAAATTCGGCGCGGTGCGGACTGTCCGGTACTCGGCGCTGATTGCGGCCGCCGGCCTTTTTGTAGCGGCTATCGCCGGGTCACCGGCAGCGGCCATCGCCGGGTTCGCACTGTCGGGCATCGGCATCGCCAATCTGGTACCCGTCGCGCTTTCGGCGGCCGGCAATCTGCCTGGCCTACCGGCCGGGGTCGGCATCAGCATTGCAACGAGCATGGGCTATTCAGGCATCCTGATGGCGCCGGCGCTGATCGGGTTTATCGCCGAGCACAACAGCTTTTCTGTCGCCTTCATGAGCCTTGCGGCGCTTTTCGCCGTGGTGCTCGCCCTCTCATCGGTGGCGCGGCACGCGGATATCGGCGAGCCTGCCACCGCCGGCCATTAA
- a CDS encoding efflux transporter outer membrane subunit, with translation MAVTMETFSRYAKRGRKHVVLALTGMLLAGCMVGPDFERPEAPYLGSWSKGAGLEIDAKTGFTTRSEAVNNWWTLFKDPTLTALIEEAYRQNVVLEAAGARVYQARAQLGVAKGELFPQQQQAKGGVQSVRLSDNEPLVRDIQQFIPLDPEFTRYSTGFDAGWEIDLWGKIRRDVQSARANLLYQIASYDDALVTLTGDIAATYVTIRELQGLIALTRRNLALQKKSLDIAKVKLEGGTTTRLDVDEATAAYNSTLATLPGYQADLAQATNALSVLLSEPPGNVAPRLKKYSRLPRVPATVAVGVPADMLRRRPDIRAAEYLAAAQSGQIGVAKADLYPAFTISGAIGLKASDFKGLFNTRSFEGFINPSFSWNVLNYGRIQNNVRVQDAELQEALEQYKNTVLNAYAEVETALVAFVRSKQQTVYLSRSVAASKRAEGEVLVQYQDGTASYDRVLDAQRSLLDAEARLLAARADVLTNLIAVYKGLAGGWVPPNVKGFVNAKTRQQMENRTNWGELLEKPVLPAQ, from the coding sequence ATGGCGGTCACGATGGAGACATTCAGCCGATACGCAAAGCGCGGCCGAAAACATGTAGTGCTGGCGCTGACCGGAATGCTGCTTGCCGGCTGCATGGTGGGCCCGGATTTCGAGCGCCCCGAAGCGCCCTATCTTGGAAGCTGGAGCAAGGGAGCAGGACTTGAAATCGATGCCAAGACCGGCTTCACCACGCGAAGCGAGGCGGTCAACAACTGGTGGACGCTGTTTAAGGATCCGACCCTCACCGCGCTGATAGAAGAAGCCTACCGCCAGAATGTCGTTCTGGAGGCTGCCGGTGCGCGCGTTTATCAGGCGCGTGCCCAGCTGGGTGTCGCAAAGGGCGAACTTTTTCCCCAGCAGCAGCAGGCCAAGGGCGGTGTTCAAAGCGTCCGGCTGAGTGACAACGAGCCGCTGGTGCGCGACATCCAGCAATTCATTCCGCTCGATCCCGAGTTCACCCGCTACAGCACCGGGTTTGATGCCGGCTGGGAAATCGATCTCTGGGGCAAGATCCGCCGCGACGTGCAGTCGGCGCGCGCCAATCTGCTATATCAGATCGCCAGCTATGACGACGCGCTTGTCACGCTGACCGGCGACATCGCCGCGACCTATGTCACGATCCGCGAGCTTCAGGGTCTGATTGCCCTGACCCGGCGCAACCTTGCCCTTCAGAAAAAGAGCCTCGACATTGCCAAGGTCAAGCTGGAAGGCGGCACGACAACCCGCCTTGACGTCGATGAGGCAACGGCGGCCTATAACAGCACCCTTGCTACCCTGCCGGGTTACCAGGCGGATCTCGCCCAGGCCACGAACGCCTTGAGCGTGTTGCTGAGCGAGCCGCCCGGCAATGTCGCACCCCGCTTGAAGAAATATTCACGGCTGCCACGCGTTCCGGCGACAGTGGCCGTCGGCGTGCCGGCCGATATGTTGCGCCGGCGTCCGGACATCCGCGCTGCCGAATATCTTGCCGCCGCACAATCCGGGCAGATCGGCGTCGCCAAGGCAGACCTTTATCCCGCCTTCACCATATCCGGCGCCATCGGCCTGAAGGCCAGCGATTTCAAAGGTCTCTTCAACACGCGCAGCTTTGAAGGCTTCATCAATCCGTCCTTCTCCTGGAACGTGCTCAATTATGGCCGTATCCAGAACAATGTCCGCGTGCAGGACGCCGAACTCCAGGAAGCACTGGAGCAATACAAAAACACAGTTCTCAACGCCTATGCCGAAGTCGAGACGGCGCTTGTCGCCTTTGTGCGCTCGAAGCAGCAGACCGTCTATCTGTCACGCAGCGTCGCTGCATCCAAACGCGCCGAGGGCGAGGTGCTGGTCCAATACCAGGACGGCACGGCAAGTTATGACCGCGTCCTTGACGCTCAAAGGTCGCTGCTTGATGCAGAAGCCCGCCTTCTGGCCGCGCGTGCCGACGTGCTGACGAATCTGATCGCAGTCTACAAGGGACTGGCAGGCGGATGGGTGCCCCCCAATGTGAAGGGTTTTGTCAACGCCAAGACACGCCAGCAGATGGAAAACCGGACCAATTGGGGTGAGTTGCTGGAAAAACCGGTCCTGCCGGCACAGTGA
- a CDS encoding HlyD family secretion protein, with protein MFVAVGIVVAYIVFVWLVFFRFRLLKFNIVWGIVGFWVGVHLLLIFLIALRFFQPYSMDSHVIRPTIQLVPRLPQPTLLEEVLVTANQQVKAGDVMYQFDKTVYEANLETNRAKLVEAQQNAKILEINVDQANDALDEAVANQTYAQEEVKRYSDLVPKGGARQETLDKWTQQLAAADAQVAEAKANVTKAELARDAKIDGVNAQVVAAEADLSKSQYYLDQTTIRAPEDGMIVTQQARPGLVVGNRRIAALAVLVADADPYLLATFYQEHLKFVEPGQEVEVALDIFPGQIFKGEVESVWWGTGQGQIKPSGNVPTFRFPKLQGRIAVQIKVTDPSLKRFPAGAHGAVAIYTGLGKGFEPLRRINIRLYSWANFLFPLSF; from the coding sequence ATGTTTGTAGCCGTTGGCATTGTTGTTGCGTACATCGTCTTTGTCTGGCTGGTGTTCTTCCGGTTCAGGCTCTTAAAGTTCAATATCGTCTGGGGTATTGTCGGCTTCTGGGTCGGTGTCCACCTGCTGCTGATCTTCCTGATCGCCCTGCGCTTCTTCCAGCCCTATTCCATGGACAGCCATGTGATCCGGCCGACCATTCAGCTGGTCCCGCGCCTGCCGCAACCCACCCTGCTTGAAGAGGTGCTCGTGACCGCAAACCAGCAGGTCAAGGCCGGCGACGTGATGTATCAGTTCGACAAGACGGTCTACGAGGCCAATCTGGAAACCAACCGGGCTAAACTTGTCGAGGCGCAGCAGAACGCCAAGATCCTGGAGATCAATGTCGATCAGGCCAATGATGCGCTCGACGAGGCGGTGGCCAACCAGACCTATGCCCAGGAAGAGGTAAAGAGATATTCCGATCTCGTGCCGAAAGGCGGCGCACGTCAGGAAACGCTGGACAAGTGGACACAGCAACTTGCGGCTGCCGATGCACAGGTCGCCGAAGCCAAGGCCAACGTGACCAAGGCAGAACTGGCCCGCGATGCCAAGATCGACGGCGTCAACGCCCAGGTCGTTGCAGCCGAGGCCGATCTGTCGAAGTCGCAATACTATCTCGATCAGACGACAATCCGCGCGCCAGAGGACGGCATGATCGTCACCCAACAGGCCCGGCCCGGCCTCGTTGTCGGCAACCGGCGCATCGCAGCGCTCGCCGTGCTTGTCGCCGATGCCGATCCTTATCTGCTGGCAACCTTCTATCAGGAGCATCTCAAATTCGTTGAACCCGGCCAGGAAGTTGAGGTGGCGCTCGACATTTTCCCGGGGCAGATCTTCAAGGGCGAAGTGGAATCGGTCTGGTGGGGAACCGGTCAGGGCCAGATCAAGCCGAGCGGCAATGTACCGACATTCCGCTTCCCCAAACTGCAAGGCCGCATCGCGGTCCAGATTAAGGTGACCGATCCGTCCCTGAAGCGGTTTCCGGCCGGCGCCCACGGAGCGGTTGCGATCTATACCGGGCTCGGCAAGGGCTTTGAACCGCTGCGGCGCATCAATATCCGGCTCTACTCCTGGGCCAACTTCCTGTTCCCGTTGAGTTTCTAA
- a CDS encoding DUF3302 domain-containing protein, whose protein sequence is MHLIDWQLTGYDYLTFLFILILIIAFFYILIQIGSLPGKIAERRNHPHAGAVKIIGWIGLFTVFPWVHAIIWAMHEATLVDIRTMPDSDVDLEAQPASVYGIPLPAGPETGAGAHRVTEAQAPADADEQTMPAQNPAKDNEPDKTA, encoded by the coding sequence ATGCATCTGATTGACTGGCAGCTGACCGGCTATGACTACCTGACATTCCTGTTTATTCTGATTCTCATCATCGCTTTCTTCTACATTCTGATCCAGATCGGCAGCCTGCCGGGCAAGATCGCGGAACGGCGCAACCACCCGCATGCCGGCGCGGTGAAGATCATTGGCTGGATCGGCCTCTTCACCGTGTTTCCCTGGGTGCACGCGATTATCTGGGCAATGCATGAGGCGACCCTCGTCGACATCAGGACGATGCCCGACAGCGACGTTGACCTGGAAGCGCAACCGGCATCCGTCTACGGCATTCCGCTGCCGGCCGGACCGGAAACGGGGGCGGGGGCGCACCGCGTGACGGAAGCCCAGGCGCCGGCAGACGCTGACGAGCAAACCATGCCTGCGCAAAACCCGGCAAAAGACAATGAACCGGACAAGACAGCCTGA
- a CDS encoding LysR family transcriptional regulator has protein sequence MDWNLIRSFLAVADHGALGRAADDLGLSQPTLGRHIDALEASLGLTLFKRGRQGMALTEAGLSIVDDARAMSAEADRLSLKAAGRSQTVRGTVRITASKVVSTYVLPPILSALGREEPDIEIELVPSDTVENLLSRDADIAVRMIRPTQNDLIARKTNDVGMGTYADERYLARFKAPKTVEELFQHRLIGMDRSNLILEGMADLGIHAQRGSFAVRTDDQVAYFELVKAGAGIGFIAHILAAGSPGLQRILPDVTIPPLPIWLASHSELRTSRRIRRTMDFLYEHIRLLPLNET, from the coding sequence ATGGATTGGAACCTCATTCGCAGCTTTCTGGCCGTCGCCGATCATGGCGCATTGGGCCGGGCTGCGGATGATCTGGGGCTCAGCCAACCAACCCTTGGCCGGCATATCGACGCGCTTGAGGCGTCTCTCGGCCTGACACTGTTTAAACGCGGCCGGCAGGGCATGGCGCTGACGGAAGCAGGCTTATCGATTGTTGACGATGCACGCGCCATGTCGGCGGAAGCCGACAGGCTTTCGCTCAAGGCCGCAGGACGCTCTCAGACGGTCCGGGGAACGGTGCGGATAACAGCCAGCAAGGTGGTTTCCACCTACGTTCTGCCGCCGATCCTGTCTGCCCTTGGCAGGGAAGAACCCGACATCGAGATCGAGCTGGTTCCCAGCGACACTGTTGAAAACCTTCTAAGCCGGGACGCCGATATTGCCGTACGCATGATACGGCCGACCCAGAACGATCTCATCGCCAGAAAGACCAACGATGTCGGCATGGGCACCTATGCGGACGAACGTTACCTCGCCCGCTTCAAAGCACCGAAAACCGTCGAGGAACTTTTCCAGCACCGTTTGATCGGCATGGACCGTTCCAATCTGATCCTGGAAGGAATGGCCGATTTGGGAATTCACGCCCAGCGCGGTTCCTTCGCGGTGCGAACGGACGATCAGGTCGCCTATTTCGAATTGGTCAAGGCAGGTGCCGGGATTGGCTTCATAGCCCATATCCTTGCTGCCGGCAGCCCCGGCCTGCAGCGCATCCTGCCGGATGTCACCATCCCGCCCCTGCCGATCTGGCTGGCATCCCACAGCGAATTGCGAACCAGCCGCCGCATCCGCCGCACGATGGATTTTCTTTATGAACACATCAGGCTGTTGCCACTGAATGAGACATGA
- a CDS encoding NAD-dependent epimerase/dehydratase family protein → MQTIAVIGANGRLGNQIALAFHSAGYRVIAITRSGIAAHLPAQIERRTADATDRQALIRATEGAQFIFNGLNPLYTQWAKLVLPLGANVMAAARAHGAVHLFPGNVYNHGETIPPVLKDDSPQEARTRKGAIRIELERRFREESSRSGTQTILLRAGDFFGGRVAGTWFDLVIAKKIANGIFTYPGPMDIPHAWAYLPDLAKAFVRLADEAGNLQPFETFQFPGHTMTGTELKNHCEAAIGQTLKQRGMPWPLLRLGGLVVPMLREVSEMAYLWRVAHSLDGSKLEALIGPVPKADPQAAVATALSDFGIDTSAAKSALPAAV, encoded by the coding sequence ATGCAGACGATTGCCGTTATCGGTGCCAATGGCCGGCTCGGAAACCAGATTGCCCTGGCATTTCATTCGGCGGGCTATCGCGTTATCGCCATCACGCGCTCCGGCATTGCCGCTCATCTTCCGGCGCAGATCGAGCGCCGCACGGCCGATGCCACCGACCGTCAGGCTCTGATCCGCGCCACCGAAGGCGCGCAGTTCATATTCAACGGGCTCAACCCGCTCTACACACAGTGGGCAAAACTGGTGCTTCCGCTTGGGGCCAATGTGATGGCGGCGGCGCGGGCGCACGGTGCCGTCCATCTGTTCCCAGGCAATGTTTATAATCACGGCGAAACGATCCCTCCGGTCCTGAAGGATGACAGCCCGCAGGAAGCGCGAACCCGGAAGGGGGCCATACGCATAGAGCTCGAGCGGCGGTTTCGCGAGGAAAGCTCCCGTAGCGGGACCCAGACCATTTTGCTGCGGGCCGGCGACTTCTTCGGCGGCCGGGTGGCAGGCACATGGTTTGATCTTGTTATCGCGAAGAAAATCGCGAACGGCATTTTCACATATCCGGGGCCAATGGATATACCTCATGCATGGGCTTACCTTCCCGACCTGGCGAAGGCCTTTGTCAGATTGGCGGATGAGGCGGGCAACCTGCAGCCCTTCGAGACATTCCAATTTCCCGGTCACACGATGACCGGAACGGAGCTTAAAAACCATTGCGAAGCGGCTATCGGGCAGACGTTGAAACAACGGGGCATGCCCTGGCCACTGCTGAGGCTTGGCGGGCTTGTCGTGCCGATGCTCAGGGAGGTGAGCGAGATGGCCTATCTTTGGCGTGTTGCTCACAGCCTGGACGGATCAAAACTGGAAGCGCTGATCGGGCCTGTGCCGAAGGCCGACCCACAGGCGGCCGTCGCAACGGCCCTTTCTGATTTTGGCATCGACACGTCCGCCGCTAAGTCCGCCTTGCCGGCGGCTGTTTAG
- the ispG gene encoding flavodoxin-dependent (E)-4-hydroxy-3-methylbut-2-enyl-diphosphate synthase: MSSYYSQVFDRRPSVGVDVGGVKIGGSAPIVVQSMTNTDTADIDATVAQVAALHQAGSEIVRITVDRDESAAAVPKIRERLERLGLDVPLVGDFHYIGHKLLADHPACAEALAKYRINPGNVGFKDKKDKQFAQIIEMAIRNDKPVRIGVNWGSLDQVLLTRLMDENHDKGGPLSAQEVMQEAIVQSALLSADLAEEIGLPRERIILSAKVSQVQDLIAVYTELARRSDHALHLGLTEAGMGSKGIVASSAALSIVLQQGIGDTIRISLTPEPGGDRTREVQVAQELLQVMGFRQFVPVVAACPGCGRTTSTVFQELAQKIEDDLRRNMPVWRDKYPGVETLNVAVMGCIVNGPGESKHADIGISLPGTGESPAAPVFVDGKKVKTLRGPNIASDFEAMVDAYIANRFGNTGQEDPNAA, encoded by the coding sequence ATGTCCAGCTACTATTCGCAGGTGTTTGACCGGCGTCCTTCCGTTGGCGTCGATGTCGGCGGCGTCAAGATCGGCGGAAGCGCGCCCATTGTGGTCCAGTCGATGACCAACACCGACACGGCCGATATCGATGCAACGGTCGCCCAGGTTGCGGCCCTTCACCAGGCTGGATCCGAGATCGTTCGCATTACCGTCGACCGCGATGAAAGCGCCGCCGCCGTTCCCAAGATCCGCGAACGCCTGGAACGGCTTGGGCTGGACGTGCCGCTTGTCGGCGATTTTCACTATATCGGCCACAAGCTGCTCGCCGATCACCCGGCCTGCGCCGAAGCGCTGGCAAAGTATCGCATCAATCCGGGCAATGTCGGCTTCAAGGACAAGAAGGACAAGCAGTTCGCACAGATCATCGAAATGGCGATCCGCAACGACAAGCCGGTGCGCATCGGTGTGAACTGGGGTTCGCTCGATCAAGTGCTTCTGACACGTCTGATGGACGAGAACCACGACAAGGGCGGACCGTTGAGCGCGCAGGAGGTGATGCAGGAAGCCATAGTCCAGTCAGCGCTTCTTTCGGCTGACCTTGCCGAGGAGATCGGCCTGCCGAGGGAACGCATCATCCTGTCGGCCAAGGTCAGCCAGGTGCAGGATCTGATTGCCGTTTACACGGAGCTTGCGCGCCGCTCGGATCATGCGCTGCATCTGGGACTTACGGAAGCCGGGATGGGCAGCAAGGGTATTGTCGCCTCGTCGGCTGCCCTGAGCATCGTCCTGCAGCAGGGCATTGGCGATACGATCCGCATCTCGCTGACGCCGGAGCCGGGCGGCGACCGTACCCGCGAGGTGCAGGTTGCCCAGGAACTTCTGCAGGTTATGGGATTTCGCCAGTTCGTTCCCGTGGTTGCCGCCTGCCCCGGGTGCGGGCGCACCACGTCTACCGTCTTTCAGGAACTTGCACAGAAAATCGAAGATGACCTGCGGCGCAATATGCCGGTATGGCGGGATAAATATCCAGGTGTCGAAACACTGAACGTCGCCGTGATGGGATGCATCGTCAACGGGCCGGGCGAATCCAAACATGCTGATATCGGCATTTCACTGCCCGGAACCGGTGAGAGCCCGGCGGCGCCGGTCTTTGTTGACGGCAAGAAGGTGAAGACCTTGCGTGGGCCGAACATTGCCTCCGACTTCGAGGCCATGGTGGATGCCTATATCGCCAACAGGTTCGGAAACACCGGTCAGGAAGACCCGAACGCTGCCTGA